One Camelus bactrianus isolate YW-2024 breed Bactrian camel chromosome 14, ASM4877302v1, whole genome shotgun sequence genomic region harbors:
- the GJB6 gene encoding gap junction beta-6 protein, which translates to MDWGTLHTFLGGVNKHSTSIGKIWLTVLFIFRVMILVVAAQEVWGDEQADFTCNTLQPGCKNVCYDHFFPVSHIRLWALQLIFVSTPALLVAMHVAYHRHEKKRKFIKGEIKNEFKDIEEIKSQKVRIEGSLWWTYTSSIFFRIIFEAAFMYVFYFLYNGYHLPWVLKCGIDPCPNLVDCFISRPTEKTVFTVFMISASVICMLLNVAELCYLLLKVCFRSRRAQTQRNHPNHTLRESKQNEMNELISEGGQGAVTGFPR; encoded by the coding sequence ATGGACTGGGGCACCCTGCACACGTTCCTCGGGGGCGTCAACAAGCACTCCACCAGCATCGGGAAGATCTGGCTCACCGTCCTCTTCATCTTCCGCGTCATGATCCTCGTGGTGGCCGCCCAGGAGGTGTGGGGGGATGAGCAGGCCGACTTCACCTGCAACACGCTGCAGCCCGGCTGCAAGAACGTCTGCTACGACCACTTCTTCCCCGTGTCCCACATCCGGCTCTGGGCGCTGCAGCTCATCTTCGTGTCCACGCCCGCCCTGCTGGTGGCCATGCACGTGGCCTACCACAGACACGAGAAGAAAAGGAAGTTCATTAAGGGAGAGATAAAGAACGAATTCAAGGACATTGAAGAGATCAAGAGCCAGAAGGTCCGCATCGAGGGCTCCCTGTGGTGGACCTACACCAGCAGCATCTTCTTCCGGATCATCTTCGAGGCGGCCTTCATGTACGTCTTCTACTTCCTGTACAACGGCTACCACCTGCCCTGGGTGCTGAAGTGTGGCATCGACCCCTGCCCCAACCTGGTGGACTGCTTCATTTCCAGGCCCACGGAGAAAACCGTGTTCACCGTCTTCATGATCTCCGCGTCTGTGATCTGCATGCTGCTGAACGTGGCCGAGCTGTGCTACCTGCTCCTGAAGGTGTGTTTCAGATCGAGACGAGCACAGACGCAAAGAAATCACCCCAATCACACCCTCAGAGAGAGCAAGCAGAACGAGATGAACGAGCTGATTTCCGAGGGCGGCCAGGGCGCCGTCACCGGCTTTCCCCGCTGA